The Pantoea nemavictus genome includes a region encoding these proteins:
- the ubiI gene encoding FAD-dependent 2-octaprenylphenol hydroxylase, which translates to MQTFDVAIAGGGMVGLAVACGLQGSGLRVAVLEKAPEPQFDPAANASIRVSAINAASERLLQKLDVWSSILALRASAYHGMEVWDQDSFGSISFDDEQQGLSHLGHIIENEVIHSALWQRASNSSDITLFAPAQLQQVAFGDNEAFITLQDGSMMSARLLVAADGANSWLRDKADIPLTFWDYEHHALVANIRTDMPHDAIARQVFHGDGILAFLPMQDPHLCSIVWSLSPQEATRMQSMPEALFNQQLSVAFDMRLGLCQVESERKTFPLTARYARNFAAHRLALVGDAAHTIHPLAGQGVNLGFMDAAELIGEIRRLHQEGKDIGQHLYLRRYERSRKHSAAMMLAGMQGFRELFAGTHPAKKLLRDVGLKLADTLPGVKPLMLKQAMGLNDLPSWIR; encoded by the coding sequence ATGCAAACTTTCGATGTGGCAATCGCCGGTGGCGGCATGGTGGGCTTGGCCGTCGCCTGCGGATTACAGGGCAGCGGCTTACGCGTTGCCGTGCTGGAAAAAGCACCCGAGCCACAATTTGATCCGGCGGCTAACGCGTCGATTCGCGTCTCCGCCATCAACGCTGCCAGTGAACGTCTGCTGCAAAAGCTCGATGTCTGGTCGAGCATTCTGGCCCTGCGCGCCAGCGCCTATCACGGCATGGAAGTGTGGGATCAGGACAGCTTCGGCTCCATCAGTTTTGATGATGAGCAGCAGGGCCTGTCGCATCTCGGTCATATTATTGAAAACGAAGTGATTCATAGTGCCTTGTGGCAACGAGCCAGCAACAGCAGCGACATCACGCTGTTCGCTCCGGCGCAGTTGCAGCAGGTGGCGTTTGGCGACAACGAAGCCTTCATTACCTTGCAGGATGGCAGCATGATGAGCGCGCGTTTGCTGGTTGCTGCTGACGGCGCTAATTCGTGGCTGCGTGACAAAGCCGATATCCCGCTGACCTTCTGGGATTACGAGCATCATGCGTTAGTGGCAAATATCCGCACCGATATGCCGCATGATGCCATCGCGCGTCAGGTATTCCACGGCGATGGCATTCTGGCATTCCTGCCGATGCAGGATCCTCATCTCTGCTCGATCGTTTGGTCGCTCTCGCCGCAGGAAGCGACGCGCATGCAATCGATGCCGGAAGCGCTGTTCAACCAGCAGCTGTCGGTAGCGTTTGATATGCGTCTTGGCCTGTGTCAGGTCGAGAGCGAGCGCAAAACCTTCCCGCTGACGGCGCGTTATGCGCGTAACTTCGCCGCGCACCGTTTGGCGCTGGTTGGCGATGCCGCACACACCATTCATCCGCTGGCCGGGCAGGGCGTCAATCTTGGCTTTATGGATGCGGCCGAACTGATTGGTGAAATTCGCCGTCTGCACCAGGAAGGCAAAGACATTGGTCAGCATCTCTATCTGCGTCGCTATGAACGTAGCCGCAAACACAGCGCGGCGATGATGCTGGCGGGGATGCAGGGGTTCCGCGAGCTATTTGCCGGCACGCATCCGGCGAAAAAGCTGTTGCGTGATGTCGGCCTCAAGCTAGCCGATACTTTACCGGGCGTTAAACCGCTGATGCTGAAGCAGGCGATGGGGCTCAACGATCTACCCAGCTGGATACGTTAA
- the ubiH gene encoding 2-octaprenyl-6-methoxyphenyl hydroxylase, which translates to MSILIAGGGMTGATLALAISHLTQGQLPVTLIERSQPDSRAHPGFDGRAIALAAGTCQQLADIDVWRSLVDCATPITDIHVSDRGHTGFVSLKAQDHQLPALGQVVELFDVGQRLFQRLQQAPGISVRCPDHATAVSRSANSVLVTLNSGEQLTGDLLVAADGSRSPLGASCGMTWQRNDYHQVAVIANVSTQLPHQGRAFERFTEHGPLALLPMSGNRMSLVWCHPLDAQATIKQWDDATFLQELQQAFGWRLGRFAHAGQRELYPLALQTAERQVTHRLALVGNAAQTLHPIAGQGFNLGLRDVMSLAETLAGAWRQQQDPGSYAVLQHFATRRQPDRAATIGVTDGLVKLFANRYAPLVAGRNLGLVAMDHLPWLRNPLAARTLGWVKR; encoded by the coding sequence ATGAGCATTTTAATTGCTGGCGGCGGTATGACCGGCGCCACCCTGGCGCTGGCGATTTCGCACCTGACGCAAGGTCAGCTGCCGGTAACGCTGATTGAGCGTAGCCAGCCCGACAGCCGTGCACATCCCGGCTTCGATGGACGCGCGATTGCCCTGGCGGCGGGCACCTGCCAGCAGTTAGCCGATATCGATGTGTGGCGCTCGCTGGTGGATTGCGCCACGCCTATCACTGATATCCACGTCTCCGATCGCGGCCATACCGGTTTCGTCTCGCTCAAAGCGCAAGATCACCAGTTGCCCGCACTGGGTCAGGTCGTGGAACTTTTCGATGTCGGCCAGCGCTTGTTCCAGCGTTTACAACAGGCACCGGGCATCAGCGTGCGCTGCCCGGATCACGCCACGGCGGTGTCACGTAGCGCCAATAGCGTGCTGGTTACACTCAACAGCGGTGAGCAATTAACCGGTGATTTACTGGTGGCCGCCGATGGATCGCGATCGCCTTTAGGCGCATCCTGCGGTATGACCTGGCAGCGCAACGACTATCATCAGGTAGCGGTTATCGCCAATGTCTCGACCCAGCTGCCGCATCAGGGACGCGCATTTGAGCGTTTTACCGAGCATGGCCCGCTGGCGCTGTTGCCGATGTCCGGTAACCGCATGTCATTGGTGTGGTGCCATCCGCTTGACGCGCAAGCAACGATTAAACAGTGGGATGATGCGACCTTCCTGCAAGAACTGCAGCAGGCATTTGGCTGGCGCCTTGGGCGCTTTGCGCACGCAGGGCAACGCGAGCTTTATCCGCTGGCGCTGCAAACCGCCGAACGTCAGGTCACGCATCGGCTGGCGCTGGTGGGCAATGCGGCGCAAACGCTGCATCCGATTGCCGGACAAGGCTTTAACCTTGGCCTGCGCGATGTGATGTCGCTGGCAGAAACGCTGGCGGGCGCATGGCGTCAGCAGCAGGACCCAGGCAGCTACGCGGTATTGCAGCATTTTGCCACGCGGCGTCAACCCGATCGTGCCGCCACCATTGGCGTCACCGACGGTTTAGTCAAACTGTTTGCTAACCGTTATGCGCCATTAGTGGCGGGACGAAATCTTGGGCTGGTGGCAATGGACCATCTGCCATGGCTGCGAAACCCACTTGCCGCGCGAACGCTCGGCTGGGTTAAGCGTTAA